From the Lactuca sativa cultivar Salinas chromosome 9, Lsat_Salinas_v11, whole genome shotgun sequence genome, the window TGACACCGTAATGAAGAAGTCGAGAAATAGAAGAATTTGGCACCGTAAATCATATATGCGACAATAGAAGGAATACAAGTAAATCTATAGATTTGTGGTTCCGATTCCTTTGAACCAAGCCTAAAGCCTGTAACGAAATAAGAGACAAACACATAACATAGGATCGGACCCGACAACCTTTATTCGTACCGGTTGGTATCGGTTCCGATTTGGTTTTTTGGTCCAAACACACATCTCCACTTAAAAGTGTTTATCACCGGTGTCAAATCAGAATAATCTAATAACCACATTAAATAAGCCATCCATAACACCCGCTTAAAACATACAAACTTGTTTGGTGGATAAATCCAACTCAGCTTGACCTTTTCCTATTTCTTGTCAATATGGTTATGTCATAACAAAATCTTCAATTTCATTAGGTGGATCGGTATGGGTTTCTGGAAGGAATATGACATTTCGATTTCCGGAGGGAATTAACCAATAAGTAGAAGCATCGGTTTACACTAAAAATAGGTATCAAATCATGTTTAGGATGTGCTTTTAATGTCACAACAAAATCTTAACTTTCTAAAGTTGGGGATGTGTTTTTAATGTTAAAAACTTGCATTTGATTCACAATCCAGTTTTTATTCTAATAGAGAATTTTTTATCAGGAGGCATGTGATTATTTATATAAAAGTATTTGTATTTAGCATAGTAGCCCATGTTGGTGTATTATGGTTTGGCCTTTCGCCCCTCATATATTCAGCCCATCGCTTTGTATCTATATATTCTAATGCAATACATTCTAATGCAGTACATGGAAGGTGTAAAGTGGAAAGTGAAAACCACTAGAACGTCACTTTTATTCAAAAACAaaaaatctaccctaataaataaaaatgattttgtcatatgtcattctctcattcaatttgccacatatcattttgtcataatttagagatatatttattttgcacttgtcatttatttcatttttcatttctaatatattattaattagtttccataaattaaacttaTCATAatgaaattaattttaaattttaaattttaaatttcaatttcaatttcaaataaatttacagtgtaaacctttgtatttaatgttttgttataattaacctgtttagtatacGAGTCTGATAactaaataataattttaatttatttattttttacatgtttttttttcataatttttatttatttcaaatttcgaattcaaataaacttctcatttaatcgtttctatttaacattttgttttaatcaacccgtataatatacgggtttcacaactagtatatataaTCTACTTCCTCTACTTCCTAtctaataaaaaatttatttcgGGTGCCACATGACATCTCATCAACCTAGAATTTTACAAAGTAAAATATCCATTTTGCCCTTCTACTCTTAATAAAAATTTTACATTTAAATTATCTTCCGTTTATACCCCCTTGATTTTCCTTGTTTTCATTTTTACCTCCTTTACTTGCTCACTAATTTTACTAATCTAAATGATGTTAGGTATTGACTCCCATATTCAAAATTGATATGGTAACTGGTTTGTAgggcaaaataataataataataataataataataataataataataataataataataataataataataaataatgaatAAATGACCGTTAACCAAAAGATGATTGGGGTTAAATTACTGAAAAGGGAACCCAAGGCTTTCATTGATCTAAAAGTCTATGACTTCATAATCATTCATCACAAGAATAACCAAGTCTACGTCTAACGCTTAAATTATAAAATTTAAGGTTTTATCATTTATGGGTAATATGTTATTCATAATAAACAAAATCGTAATCTAAATCGATATTTATTATTGTGTGTAATATGTTATTATAAATAGAAAAATACAATGTGTGGATATTCGTAAAAGAGAATATTTAagtaataaaatcatttaaaaaagtGATATACTGTGTGTTTAACACTAATAAAAAAGATATGGTGTCATCCAAATCATGAAAGATTAAACCAAATTTTTGATTAATCATTACAATTTGAAATTGTCAATAGTGTTTTTGTTTCTCAACCGTGATTTCCATGGGTGTTTAACTAGCAACCAAATAAATGAAAATTGGAAGTTAAACTTTTCTTTGGTTTATCCCATAACCGATTAAGCCGATTAAACAAAGTAATTACTGTTAGTTTAGAAATGTCTAAAAAACGATTGAACCAAATCAAATAAATCAAACTGATTAAACAAAACTCCAGATAACCCTCTACTCATAAAGGGCAATGTTTAAGCGAAGGCTATTACCACTCAAAATACCACAAACTAACAAATGAAACAGACTCACATTGGCATCCAATTCTGTTTGAATCAGTCGAAATAACATGAAGTGATACCTGAGATAGCATGGCAACCTAAATATTAGTTAAGATAAATATATGAAAACGTCATATATGTTTTTAAGTATGTAACAGATTTAATTTGCAATGGTCACGTCCAAAGCTTGACACGTCCAAAGCTTGACAGGCTTATCAATGGCTGTAACATGTTTGGCTACAAATAACAAATGTAGTAGTAATATATAGGGTCGATTAAATGGGATCGAGTAATTACTAGCATTCACAATTATATGTCTAGATATGTCTGCGACAAATAGTATGTATAATACGAAAAATAGTAATTAGCCTTAGCACCAGTTTAGATTGAAGTACAAATAGACATCAGGAGTGGACCCATCTAGAAAGCTTCTATGGGAATTTGTTAGGGTCTCCCATTTTTGATCAAGAGGCTGTTTTATTTGAACATGTTTTAGGTAATGAGGCCAATACACGATTCCAGTAGTGGTGGTCTTCTTTTCCAAGACCTCCCTAAGCATGAGTCTGCaaaagtgattgttgtgattgaAGTGATCATCTGGCTTTGCATATACGCACTTGGGATGACAAATCTCAAAGAATGCATCGAAAAATGGGGATTGTTCCCACATGCATTCATCCTCAGTCGTTTGAAACCTTAGTTCTTGCACGTTCGTTGCAGGAGGAAACATGAGCCTTGTTCTTAGATCATCTATATCGATGTTGACGTCAAGTGGCGAATTAAACTGTATATCAAGGTCACACTTGTGTGATAAGCTGAGTGCTTCCCTCATATTAAGAAAAAAAGAAGCATCAACAAGACGTTCAATTCCGAGTGAAACCCTGAGTTGCTTGAGAGACGAGACTGGAAACGAGAGACTAGGCAATGTTTCGCCACTCAAGTCGAAAATTAATAATTTTGGAGCATGTACTTGTAAGTCGATAAGGGTGTGTGGGCACGAATGCAACACCAATCTCTTGATGGAAGAAGATGTGAAATGAAAGGTCCCCAACTTCCAATATGTCAGCCCAAGTGTCAAACTCACGAGAAAAGGAAATCCCGATTTGATCATGTCCAGACACGTGTTGTCCGTTATCACATCACCTAACATTAATCGTCTCACCTTGCGCATTGATATTGAATGGGAGTTTAATGGCTCAATTACAAGAGGAAAATGTGATTGAAAAACATCAAGTCGATAGTAGCTAAACACACCAAGTTTTGGGACATCACTGATTTCCAAAGCAGTAGAGTTTTCATATAGACTAACGAAAGATATGTTTAGTTCGTAAAGACGAGGAAGGTTTTTAATCTTGATGGTCTTGAACCCCTCACAGGAATGTAAAAGTTCTATCTTCTCAAGCAAGCGACAAGACAACAATATGTGATGAAGTGCCTCTTCACTTATGCTCACGCCTTCCAAGTGCAGTTCTCGTAGGGATGACACACACTTGATCACAGGATTCGTCATTGTCATCCAAACAGAATTGGGATGGATCCTCGGTGCTGAAACTCTTATCTTGTTTAGATTCTCACTTGCCAATATCTCATCTGGCAACCTAAAAGAGGCACCCCAAAGTAAGAGCGAGAGGGAAATCTCTTTGAGACAAGTTTTGGTGGCCACATGCCCGATCCATTTTTCAGCTTGTGAAGCTGACTCCTGATTCTCAATGTCGATCTTAAGGTCAAACTTTTTGATTGGTGTGTTGTCACGGTGATACCTTACCAGAGTGCGCTCCACGTCCACCAACTTCATGCTCTTTCCTCTTCCAACATCGAACCTGAGGTTGGGGAAGGTAGACCAGGCGTGTAGCCAAGACTTGGACAACACGCTTGTTTGGGCCGCTTCTTTTACTGTCAACCGGGATTGTATATTCTGCATCAACTCCACAACATCTTCTACTTCTCGCCTCATCTCTTCAAACAAATAACAATCAAATGTACACACTTTAACGCCAAACAAACAATTTACAATACTATAAACCCATACCTAAAAAATTGTATATCAAACCAAAAACAGCACATTTAATTGCATATTGCGGGAACCTGTAGGATACATGCAAAGGAGGAGTGACAAACAGGTTTAAGGGTTTGGTCTATATGTTTGGCTGCACAACTGCTACTCAAATATGGTAAAACCCAGTCATTCGTCAATTCCACCCTACAAGATAGCTTTAACTCTCTTCAAAaccacaaaaagtttgataatttatcttggtagCGCACACAAAGATCGACAGATAACCAGAATTCAGAACTTATTAAAAAAACAATCatgaaaatttcgagttttgttgctgtaGTTTACGCCTCAATTATTCATCTGGAGGATTTACACGCACCGGCCGGAGATTGATTGAAAAGGCGCAGCCCTGCCGCCCCCCTAGCCTACCTACTCTGGAGCAGACAACAAGATGCAAAACAAATAGGAGGATTTACCTGATAACAAAAATGGAGAGACAATCGGCAGCACCAGCGGTTTCGTCGATGGTGATTGGTGACTAGTATTCATGATCTAGGGTTCATATTCTATTTACAGTTAGatttttttagattttctttCGTAAACGTCTCATATTTCGGGAATATTAACATTTTAGTCccataaaaatgaataaaaaagcTCAGAAAATTAGTTAAATTAAAGGTAAATTTCATTATAGCCCAATCAACTATCGTTATTTATTCGATTTGgtcattaaatttttttttttgcacaatAGGTCATTAAACTTGTAACTTATCTGTCTATTAAGTCACTTTCGTTAGTTTTTAACATATCCTCCGTTAACCAACTAttataaattacacgaatggtctctataatttcaatttctttcgaGGTTGGTCCCACACCAACACACTTCATCACTGACATAATCACCGTTGAAATCCAGCAACCACCACCCTTCACTTCGGACAACACCGTTAACCATTATTCTAACATACAATCAttcacaaaatatatatatgttcagaATCAACATTGAATGAAAGTGTAACAATATCTATTTTCTAAATAAGAAATTAATTACCAATAAGATATTTATGAGTTAATTTTTTCTTCCAGAGAATACATTAATACTCCTTACCTTCACAAAGTATATATTTGACATGCTTATTTGAATTGGATTATCCGAATGAAATTATTATACCATGCAACACTAAATGCAGTTCACTAACTACcaacatatatatttttatatgcgACAAGAACCTCATATTAAAAACTGGTTATTTTTTATGCAACTATTTCACCAAATAATATTAAATGCAGTTTTCAAACTTCTATGATGACCCTTTTTAGTGATCTAGCATATTTTTGATCGATTTAAGAGATTTAAGTGGTTGAAGTTTCTACcaaatatatcatatttataCTAAAATCGATCGGTAAACTAAACTCTAAATAAAAAATCATGGGGTTGCTCAAGGTGAACGTTGGTGTGTGCTGGAAGTGAACGGTGGTGGTGCAGGTGATGAATGATGCTGGTAAATGACCAACCACAAAAGAAattgaaaccatagggaccattgtTGTAAATTATAATAACTGTTTAACGGAGGATCTGTTAAAACTAACGAAAGTGACTTAATACACATGTAAGTTGTAAGTTTAATGACATATTGAGCAAAACAAATATTTTAGTGACCAAATCGGATAAATAACGGTAGCTGATTGGGCTATAGTGACATTTACCATAAATTAAACAAATTTTCCCTTTGTTCGGTGACCTTTTCTCAGTCAGTGTCACACAATGAAGTCGCCTTAAGTGGCTTATATGGAAGTTGAGTCATTAAACGAGAGCTCGGTGAAGTTATATTTAACAAATTAGatgtaagacccatgtattacacgagttaattaaaaaaaatatagaggtttaaatatttaagaactttggatttataagaaaataagaaaaataatgaattataaaaactgattttttttaatcttttaaataaataaaaaaattaactaatgGGCCTagatttggaaattttgaaataaaaaaggtaagtccattaataaaattaatattcatttattactacttttattgtaattattacattaaaatattatgtgaaatttattaaaatagaaaaacccataaaatgacatgtggaaaagaaattaattaaaaataaccataaaatgacatttggcaaattgaatgagtaATGCATCTAGcaaatttttttttccatttattagagtagatttatACTCTTAGTTATATCGTTTATTTTGTCGTTATTTGTTTATTGTGGATATATTacctttaagtaattctagcaaCTAATATAAGAACTCATATAAGAACGTTGGTAGTAACTATTTAATCTACCAGTTTATCATTGTGCGAAatttttatttcatgtatttctGGGGAGTTTAGAAGTCCTACGTtaaaatgtaacatccaaaaaatacaggtcaacaatttcatttttaattaagttattacataaaaccaaagtgtgaataatcaaaatataacattatcaaaccatatcagagtataatcccaatgATATCGTGtgcagaaaacatagtgtgatgcgttgcgaccaAGCCGGCTCATTTTCTttgaaacaaagtacctgaaaccaaaaatgtaaaccgtaagtacaaagcttagtgagtccccccatcataccacataccacataacaccatCGGTATCTCTCAACCGGTGACTGCcatcatgtgacatccccaattttcacggccagaaaataccgattttgtttatgctttagaaaaatcagagtacttcctttcataaaaaggttgcggaatttgttcccagaaaaacatggtaaatacgttattaaaacattttcgaagaaacgtatttatttcattttaaaacgtttgggatgtcatcgttaatatataaacataagcataaacagaacttacaattatttacactagtgatctacatctctttaaatctctcagtgtaatgtcacttcacttcgtcacctatgatatacataaactgagtgggtcaggttgggaaacctagtgagtacatagggttttcaacccacaataatataattattatgtttaaacaatcaaacaatcagctcaattacccattccccattatcttctttactcttaaggatttaacctaagagtcatctatcctgcattcatttattccaaagtcccttacttctagggtcataggactgacactaaatccatagttgtcaatgttcgttcgtaaagcactaattccatagctgctatagtctactcatcgggtactaaatccatagctactagtgttcatctaataggtactaagtccatagctaccaattcctaacaggtactaaatccatagctaccggttcctaacaggtactaaatccatagctaccagcgtctaactaataggtactaagtccatagctaccggtgttcgtcctataggcactaagtctatagctgccaatgtatactctcaTCACCTTATATctctcatcgttcatctacccatatcatacccaacatattcgtatatataaaatacgtttacagtttaaatcatttaaaacatgtataaaacgttcatccagcatagacaacaagtattcagacaataagcacacatagcacgtagtttatataaaatacttcatatctatgtgtaagatgaaatggactatgcactcacctgagtaggtggcgACTCatcactcggacagcgcttcgatactatcaaaacgatattccttcgataaaacctagtaccaataccactagggtttagtctaacgataaccgcgacaaattaattagtctgactattattaagcattaataacgctcaatataactcataataatagcccaaataattattttaaggacctaataacatttctataattatttgaaagctatattaaaaattgcataaacgtagcacacttacagcgaattttatcgaaaactggaacttaattggagcagcgtttcaaaaccgaaaaactcctttttctcgggactccgggagcctcggggcttccctagggtgctagggggtttttctagggtttagggggggggggggtttagatgcgctagagagagaaactagtgagagaaagaagaggtttTGGGGTGAAGAGAAATGGCAGCCTCGCACCTCAATTTATAGGGTCTGGCTTtggacattacgctgggcgtactcctcggataagatcaCCAGCTCGGACCCAGTTGTCTCGCACCCATCGGATGGATCAAATCGgaactacgcggggcgtaacctcttcggacgcggggcgtactgtGAGGGTGGCGTGTCACAATCCGAAGCGAAGCCTTGGTCAACAAGCGATGGCCCAGATGCATCCACGTCATCCATCTCGCATTAGATTTCGCAATTTGCAccctcaactttaaaaattcataactttcgtgtacgacctccgttttcaacgttctttatatccacacgaaggtgggaacgtactctacaactttcgtttagacttcgtcggctgattttggctcgattttaaattttatattatgaaCGAGTcgggataggattggtccgttaaatcctcataacttcttcatccgacatccgttttctcccatctttttctcgttacgctactctcaacgagatcttcgattctcgtttaggtcgtgtcggctaaaaatcactcaatctattattcgaatttcgggctgtacac encodes:
- the LOC111878132 gene encoding putative F-box/LRR-repeat protein At3g28410 isoform X3, giving the protein MRREVEDVVELMQNIQSRLTVKEAAQTSVLSKSWLHAWSTFPNLRFDVGRGKSMKLVDVERTLVRYHRDNTPIKKFDLKIDIENQESASQAEKWIGHVATKTCLKEISLSLLLWGASFRLPDEILASENLNKIRVSAPRIHPNSVWMTMTNPVIKCVSSLRELHLEGVSISEEALHHILLSCRLLEKIELLHSCEGFKTIKIKNLPRLYELNISFVSLYENSTALEISDVPKLGVFSYYRLDVFQSHFPLVIEPLNSHSISMRKVRRLMLGDVITDNTCLDMIKSGFPFLVSLTLGLTYWKLGTFHFTSSSIKRLVLHSCPHTLIDLQVHAPKLLIFDLSGETLPSLSFPVSSLKQLRVSLGIERLVDASFFLNMREALSLSHKCDLDIQFNSPLDVNIDIDDLRTRLMFPPATNVQELRFQTTEDECMWEQSPFFDAFFEICHPKCVYAKPDDHFNHNNHFCRLMLREVLEKKTTTTGIVYWPHYLKHVQIKQPLDQKWETLTNSHRSFLDGSTPDVYLYFNLNWC
- the LOC111878132 gene encoding putative F-box/LRR-repeat protein At3g28410 isoform X1, which translates into the protein MNTSHQSPSTKPLVLPIVSPFLLSEMRREVEDVVELMQNIQSRLTVKEAAQTSVLSKSWLHAWSTFPNLRFDVGRGKSMKLVDVERTLVRYHRDNTPIKKFDLKIDIENQESASQAEKWIGHVATKTCLKEISLSLLLWGASFRLPDEILASENLNKIRVSAPRIHPNSVWMTMTNPVIKCVSSLRELHLEGVSISEEALHHILLSCRLLEKIELLHSCEGFKTIKIKNLPRLYELNISFVSLYENSTALEISDVPKLGVFSYYRLDVFQSHFPLVIEPLNSHSISMRKVRRLMLGDVITDNTCLDMIKSGFPFLVSLTLGLTYWKLGTFHFTSSSIKRLVLHSCPHTLIDLQVHAPKLLIFDLSGETLPSLSFPVSSLKQLRVSLGIERLVDASFFLNMREALSLSHKCDLDIQFNSPLDVNIDIDDLRTRLMFPPATNVQELRFQTTEDECMWEQSPFFDAFFEICHPKCVYAKPDDHFNHNNHFCRLMLREVLEKKTTTTGIVYWPHYLKHVQIKQPLDQKWETLTNSHRSFLDGSTPDVYLYFNLNWC
- the LOC111878132 gene encoding putative F-box/LRR-repeat protein At3g28410 isoform X2; translated protein: MYPTEMRREVEDVVELMQNIQSRLTVKEAAQTSVLSKSWLHAWSTFPNLRFDVGRGKSMKLVDVERTLVRYHRDNTPIKKFDLKIDIENQESASQAEKWIGHVATKTCLKEISLSLLLWGASFRLPDEILASENLNKIRVSAPRIHPNSVWMTMTNPVIKCVSSLRELHLEGVSISEEALHHILLSCRLLEKIELLHSCEGFKTIKIKNLPRLYELNISFVSLYENSTALEISDVPKLGVFSYYRLDVFQSHFPLVIEPLNSHSISMRKVRRLMLGDVITDNTCLDMIKSGFPFLVSLTLGLTYWKLGTFHFTSSSIKRLVLHSCPHTLIDLQVHAPKLLIFDLSGETLPSLSFPVSSLKQLRVSLGIERLVDASFFLNMREALSLSHKCDLDIQFNSPLDVNIDIDDLRTRLMFPPATNVQELRFQTTEDECMWEQSPFFDAFFEICHPKCVYAKPDDHFNHNNHFCRLMLREVLEKKTTTTGIVYWPHYLKHVQIKQPLDQKWETLTNSHRSFLDGSTPDVYLYFNLNWC